A stretch of Pseudomonas sp. CCC3.1 DNA encodes these proteins:
- the gatA gene encoding Asp-tRNA(Asn)/Glu-tRNA(Gln) amidotransferase subunit GatA: MHQLTLAEIARGLADKKFSSEELTKTLLARIAQLDPQLNSFITLTEDLALAQAKAADARRANGETGALLGAPIAHKDLFCTQGVRTSCGSKMLDNFKAPYDATVVAKLAAAGAVSLGKTNMDEFAMGSANESSYYGAVKNPWNLEHVPGGSSGGSAAAVAARLLPAATGTDTGGSIRQPAALTNLTGLKPTYGRVSRWGMIAYASSLDQGGPLARTAEDCAILLQGMAGFDPQDSTSIDEPVPNFSADLNGSLKGLRIGVPSEFFSEGLDPRIAELVHNSIKELEKLGAVIKTISLPNMQHAIPAYYVIAPAEASSNLSRFDGVRFGHRCEDPKDLTDLYKRSRAEGFGPEVQRRILVGAYALSAGYYDAYYLQAQKIRRLIKNDFMAAFNEVDVILGPTTPNPAWKIGAKNSDPVSAYLEDVYTITANLAGLPGLSMPAGFVDGLPVGVQLLAPYFQEGRLLNVAHQYQLNTDWHTRAPAGF, encoded by the coding sequence ATGCATCAATTGACTCTGGCCGAGATCGCCCGCGGACTCGCCGATAAAAAGTTTTCTTCCGAAGAGCTGACCAAGACCTTGCTGGCGCGTATCGCGCAGCTCGATCCTCAGCTCAATAGCTTCATTACCCTCACCGAAGACCTTGCGCTAGCGCAGGCCAAGGCCGCTGACGCACGTCGCGCCAACGGTGAAACCGGCGCATTGCTGGGCGCGCCGATCGCGCACAAAGACCTGTTCTGCACCCAAGGCGTGCGCACCAGTTGTGGCTCGAAGATGCTCGACAACTTCAAGGCACCGTACGACGCCACCGTGGTGGCCAAGCTGGCTGCTGCAGGCGCTGTCAGCCTGGGCAAGACCAACATGGACGAGTTCGCGATGGGCTCGGCCAACGAATCGAGCTACTACGGCGCGGTCAAAAACCCGTGGAACCTTGAGCACGTACCAGGCGGTTCGTCGGGCGGATCGGCCGCAGCCGTTGCCGCTCGTCTGTTACCGGCAGCCACCGGCACCGATACCGGCGGCTCGATTCGCCAACCGGCCGCGCTGACCAACCTGACCGGTCTGAAACCGACGTACGGTCGTGTTTCGCGCTGGGGCATGATCGCTTACGCCTCCAGCCTTGATCAGGGCGGTCCGTTGGCACGCACGGCTGAAGACTGCGCCATTTTGTTACAAGGCATGGCAGGCTTCGACCCTCAAGACTCCACCAGCATCGACGAACCGGTCCCGAACTTCAGCGCCGACCTCAATGGTTCGCTCAAGGGCCTGCGTATCGGCGTACCGAGCGAGTTCTTCAGTGAAGGCCTCGACCCGCGGATTGCCGAGCTGGTGCACAACAGCATCAAAGAACTCGAAAAGCTCGGTGCCGTGATCAAGACCATCAGCCTGCCGAACATGCAGCACGCGATTCCTGCGTACTACGTGATCGCGCCAGCCGAGGCGTCCTCCAACCTGTCGCGTTTTGACGGCGTGCGCTTCGGCCATCGCTGTGAAGACCCGAAAGACCTGACCGACCTGTACAAGCGCTCGCGCGCCGAAGGCTTTGGCCCGGAAGTACAACGCCGGATTCTGGTCGGTGCCTACGCCCTCTCGGCGGGTTACTACGACGCTTACTACCTGCAAGCGCAAAAAATCCGTCGCCTGATCAAAAACGACTTCATGGCAGCCTTCAACGAAGTCGACGTCATCCTCGGCCCAACCACGCCTAACCCGGCCTGGAAAATCGGCGCGAAAAACAGCGACCCGGTTTCTGCCTATCTGGAAGACGTGTACACCATTACCGCCAACCTCGCAGGCCTGCCGGGCCTGTCGATGCCAGCCGGTTTTGTCGATGGCCTGCCCGTCGGCGTGCAGTTGCTTGCGCCTTACTTCCAGGAAGGTCGCTTGCTCAATGTCGCGCATCAGTACCAACTGAACACTGACTGGCACACCCGCGCACCCGCTGGCTTCTGA
- the gatB gene encoding Asp-tRNA(Asn)/Glu-tRNA(Gln) amidotransferase subunit GatB, giving the protein MQWEVVIGLEIHSQLATQSKIFSGSATTFGAEPNTQASLVDLGMPGVLPVLNQEAVRMAVMFGLSVDAEIGQHNVFARKNYFYPDLPKGYQISQMELPIVGKGHLDITLEDGTVKRVGITRAHLEEDAGKSLHEDFSGSTGIDLNRAGTPLLEIVSEPDMRSAKEAVAYVKAMHALVRYLGICDGNMAEGSLRCDCNVSVRPVGQAEFGTRCEIKNVNSFRFIEKAINSEVQRQIELIEDGGKVIQQTRLYDPNKDETRAMRSKEEANDYRYFPDPDLLPVVIEDSFIEDVRATLPELPPQKRERFQSQFGLSAYDASVLASSREQADYFEHVVSISGDAKLAANWVMVELGSLLNKQGLDIDQSPVSAQLLGGMLLRIKDNTISGKIAKVVFEAMANGEGTADEVIDKQGLKQVTDSGAIEKVLDDVLAANAEQVEQYRAADEAKRGKMFGFFVGQAMKASKGKANPQQVNELLKSKLEG; this is encoded by the coding sequence ATGCAATGGGAAGTTGTGATCGGGCTGGAAATTCACTCCCAGCTCGCCACCCAATCGAAGATTTTCTCCGGCAGCGCCACCACGTTCGGCGCGGAGCCGAACACCCAGGCCAGCCTGGTTGATCTCGGCATGCCGGGCGTTCTGCCGGTCCTGAACCAGGAAGCCGTGCGCATGGCCGTCATGTTCGGCCTGTCGGTTGACGCCGAAATCGGCCAGCACAACGTGTTTGCGCGCAAAAACTACTTCTACCCGGACCTGCCAAAGGGCTACCAGATCAGCCAGATGGAGTTGCCGATCGTCGGCAAAGGCCATTTGGACATCACCCTGGAAGACGGCACCGTCAAGCGCGTCGGCATTACCCGTGCGCACCTGGAAGAAGATGCGGGCAAAAGCCTGCACGAAGACTTCAGCGGTTCCACCGGCATCGACTTGAACCGTGCGGGCACGCCGCTGCTTGAAATCGTTTCCGAGCCTGACATGCGCAGCGCCAAAGAGGCGGTTGCCTACGTTAAGGCCATGCACGCGCTGGTGCGTTACCTGGGCATCTGCGACGGCAACATGGCTGAAGGCTCGCTGCGTTGCGACTGCAACGTGTCGGTACGCCCGGTCGGCCAGGCCGAGTTCGGTACCCGCTGCGAGATCAAGAACGTCAACTCGTTCCGCTTCATCGAGAAGGCGATCAACAGCGAAGTACAGCGCCAGATCGAGCTGATCGAAGACGGCGGCAAGGTCATTCAGCAAACCCGCCTGTATGACCCGAACAAAGACGAAACCCGCGCCATGCGCAGCAAAGAGGAAGCCAACGACTACCGTTACTTCCCTGATCCGGACCTGCTGCCAGTGGTCATCGAAGACTCGTTCATCGAAGACGTGCGTGCCACCCTACCGGAACTGCCACCGCAAAAACGCGAGCGCTTCCAGTCGCAGTTCGGTTTGTCCGCCTACGACGCCAGCGTGCTGGCTTCGAGCCGCGAACAGGCAGACTACTTCGAGCACGTCGTGAGCATCAGCGGCGACGCCAAACTGGCGGCCAACTGGGTCATGGTTGAGTTGGGCAGCCTGCTCAACAAACAAGGCCTGGACATCGACCAGTCGCCGGTCAGCGCCCAATTGCTGGGCGGCATGCTGCTGCGCATCAAGGACAACACCATCTCCGGCAAAATCGCCAAGGTCGTGTTTGAAGCCATGGCCAATGGCGAAGGCACTGCCGATGAAGTCATCGACAAGCAAGGCCTCAAGCAAGTGACCGACAGCGGCGCCATTGAAAAGGTGCTGGATGACGTGTTGGCAGCCAACGCCGAGCAAGTCGAACAATACCGCGCGGCTGATGAAGCCAAGCGCGGCAAAATGTTTGGCTTCTTCGTGGGTCAGGCGATGAAAGCCTCCAAAGGCAAAGCCAACCCGCAACAAGTCAACGAACTGCTGAAAAGCAAACTCGAAGGCTAA
- a CDS encoding septal ring lytic transglycosylase RlpA family protein — MKQLLGACALLSLLVGCASHDIDPRGYDETGVASYYGARHHGKRTASGEPFDQNALTAAHRNLPFGTRVRVINLSNDKSVVVRINDRGPHTRGRLIDLSRQAAQQLGMLSNGTAKVRIQGLSD; from the coding sequence ATGAAGCAGCTACTCGGCGCCTGCGCCCTGCTCAGCTTGCTCGTCGGCTGCGCCAGCCATGACATAGACCCTCGCGGCTATGACGAAACCGGCGTTGCCTCTTATTACGGCGCTCGGCATCACGGCAAACGTACGGCCAGCGGCGAACCTTTCGATCAAAACGCTCTCACCGCCGCCCATCGCAACCTTCCATTCGGCACGCGCGTGCGGGTCATCAACCTCAGCAACGACAAATCGGTAGTGGTGCGTATCAATGATCGCGGCCCGCATACCCGTGGTCGCCTGATCGATCTTTCACGCCAGGCCGCCCAGCAGTTGGGTATGCTGAGCAACGGCACCGCCAAAGTCCGGATTCAGGGCTTGAGTGATTAA
- a CDS encoding calcium/sodium antiporter, which translates to MLQLLCGLVMLIAGAELLVLCAVRMAANLKVRPLLVGLTVVALGSSAPQMTVSLQAAFNDTPDIAVGSVIGSNIFNILVTLGLSALIIPLRVSRQLVRLDIPLMIIASALVYGLALTTPFNRLAGAILLGGLLIYLGLLLRQSRHSGHHHVSHDLPRTSWLHNVLLMLIALVLLGVAGHLLLGAAVEVATELGLSERIIGLTIIAVSTSLPELATSLIAAFRGQREIAVGNVIGSNVFNLLGVLGITALLAPEPLSVSPNALDFDLPVMLGVAVLCLPVFYTGYRVTRAEGLLFLGLYLAYALHVVSFTTGMPLASKLEHLMLFYILPALLVFLLFSTLRAWRRQH; encoded by the coding sequence CTGCTGCAATTACTCTGCGGCCTCGTCATGCTGATTGCCGGCGCCGAATTACTGGTGCTTTGCGCCGTGCGCATGGCCGCCAATCTAAAGGTTCGTCCTTTGCTGGTCGGCTTGACCGTGGTCGCGCTCGGCAGCAGCGCACCGCAGATGACCGTCAGCCTGCAAGCCGCCTTCAATGACACGCCGGACATTGCCGTCGGCAGCGTGATCGGCAGCAACATCTTCAACATTCTGGTCACGCTCGGGCTCTCGGCCCTGATTATTCCGTTGCGCGTGTCTCGCCAACTGGTGCGCCTGGACATCCCGTTGATGATCATCGCCAGCGCACTGGTGTACGGCCTGGCATTGACCACCCCATTCAACCGCCTCGCGGGCGCCATCTTGCTCGGCGGCCTGCTGATCTATCTGGGCCTGCTGCTGCGCCAGTCGCGTCACAGCGGCCATCACCATGTCAGTCACGACCTGCCACGCACTTCATGGCTACACAACGTACTGTTGATGCTCATCGCCTTGGTGTTGCTGGGCGTTGCCGGGCATCTGCTGCTGGGCGCCGCCGTCGAAGTGGCCACCGAACTGGGCCTGTCCGAGCGCATCATCGGCCTGACCATCATTGCTGTCAGCACTTCCTTGCCAGAACTGGCCACGTCGCTGATTGCGGCCTTTCGCGGCCAGCGCGAAATCGCTGTCGGCAACGTGATTGGCAGCAACGTCTTCAATTTGCTCGGTGTACTCGGCATTACTGCCTTATTGGCTCCCGAACCGCTGTCGGTTTCGCCCAACGCCCTGGATTTCGACTTGCCCGTCATGCTGGGCGTTGCCGTGTTGTGCCTGCCCGTGTTCTACACCGGCTACCGCGTCACACGCGCCGAAGGCCTGCTGTTTCTCGGCCTGTACCTGGCGTATGCACTGCACGTGGTGTCGTTCACCACCGGCATGCCGCTGGCCAGCAAGCTCGAACACCTGATGCTGTTTTACATCTTGCCGGCGCTGCTGGTGTTTCTGCTGTTCAGCACCCTGCGCGCGTGGCGTCGACAACACTGA